In Streptomyces puniciscabiei, a single genomic region encodes these proteins:
- a CDS encoding ABC-F family ATP-binding cassette domain-containing protein, whose translation MAVNLVNVENVSKVYGTRALLDGVSLGVSEGDRIGVVGRNGDGKTTLIRMLAKLEEADTGRVTHSGGLRLGVLTQHDSLDPAATVRHEVIGDMADHEWAGNAKVRDVLTGLFGGLDLPGFPKGLDTVIGPLSGGERRRIALAKLLIEEQDLLVLDEPTNHLDVEGIAWLAQHLQNRRSALVCVTHDRWFLDQVCTRMWDVQRGDVYEYEGGYSDYVFARAERERIAATEEVKRQNLIRKELAWLRRGAPARTSKPRFRVEAANELIADVPPPRDSSELMKFASSRLGKTVFDLEDVTVQAGPKVLLKHVTWQLGPGDRIGLVGVNGAGKTSLLRAMADAARSEGEEQPAGGRVAVGRTVKLAYLSQEVAELDPTWRVLEAVQRVRERVDLGKGREMTAGQLCETFGFNKEKQWTPVGDLSGGERRRLQLLRLLMDEPNVLFLDEPTNDLDIETLTQLEDVLDGWPGSMIVISHDRFFVERTTDRVFALLGDGTLRMLPRGIDEYLERRQRMEEAVAAQAAAAAPKPAGTEKSSADQRAAKKELQKIERQLDRISEKESRLHAQIAENATDFAKVADLDAQLRELTDEREELELRWLELAEDA comes from the coding sequence ATGGCCGTCAACCTGGTCAATGTCGAGAACGTCAGCAAGGTGTACGGCACCCGTGCCCTGCTGGACGGCGTCTCGCTCGGTGTGTCGGAGGGGGACAGGATCGGGGTCGTCGGGCGCAACGGCGACGGCAAGACCACCCTCATCCGGATGCTCGCCAAGCTGGAGGAGGCCGACACCGGGCGGGTCACGCACTCCGGCGGCCTGCGGCTCGGCGTGCTCACCCAGCACGACTCCCTCGACCCCGCCGCCACCGTCCGCCACGAGGTCATCGGCGACATGGCCGACCACGAGTGGGCCGGCAACGCCAAGGTCAGGGACGTGCTGACCGGGCTGTTCGGCGGGCTCGACCTGCCGGGCTTCCCGAAGGGGCTGGACACCGTCATCGGGCCGCTGTCCGGTGGCGAGCGGCGCCGGATCGCGCTCGCCAAGCTGCTCATCGAGGAACAGGACCTGCTCGTCCTCGACGAGCCCACCAACCACCTCGACGTCGAGGGCATCGCCTGGCTCGCGCAGCACCTGCAGAACCGGCGCTCGGCGCTGGTGTGCGTGACCCACGACCGGTGGTTCCTGGACCAGGTGTGCACGCGGATGTGGGACGTGCAGCGCGGCGACGTGTACGAGTACGAGGGCGGCTACTCCGACTACGTCTTCGCGCGTGCCGAGCGCGAGCGGATCGCCGCCACCGAGGAGGTCAAGCGGCAGAACCTGATCCGCAAGGAGCTGGCCTGGCTGCGGCGCGGGGCCCCCGCCCGTACGTCCAAGCCGCGCTTCCGGGTCGAGGCCGCCAACGAGCTGATCGCGGACGTGCCGCCGCCCCGCGACAGCAGCGAGCTGATGAAGTTCGCCTCCTCGCGGCTGGGCAAGACCGTCTTCGACCTCGAGGACGTCACCGTGCAGGCCGGGCCGAAGGTGCTGCTCAAACACGTCACCTGGCAGCTCGGCCCCGGCGACCGGATCGGCCTCGTCGGCGTGAACGGCGCCGGCAAGACCTCGCTGCTGCGCGCGATGGCGGACGCGGCCCGCAGCGAGGGCGAGGAGCAGCCCGCCGGTGGCCGGGTCGCCGTCGGCAGGACCGTCAAGCTCGCCTACCTCTCCCAGGAGGTCGCCGAACTCGACCCGACCTGGCGGGTCCTGGAGGCCGTGCAGCGGGTCCGTGAGCGCGTCGACCTCGGCAAGGGGCGCGAGATGACGGCCGGTCAGCTGTGCGAGACGTTCGGCTTCAACAAGGAGAAGCAGTGGACGCCGGTCGGCGACCTGTCCGGTGGTGAGCGCCGCCGTCTGCAGCTGCTGCGGCTCCTCATGGACGAACCCAACGTCCTCTTCCTGGACGAGCCCACCAACGACCTCGACATCGAGACCCTGACCCAGCTGGAGGACGTCCTCGACGGCTGGCCCGGCTCGATGATCGTCATCTCCCACGACCGCTTCTTCGTCGAGCGCACCACCGACCGGGTCTTCGCCCTCCTCGGCGACGGCACCCTGCGGATGCTGCCGCGGGGCATCGACGAGTACCTGGAGCGGCGGCAGCGCATGGAGGAGGCGGTCGCCGCCCAGGCCGCCGCCGCGGCGCCCAAGCCGGCCGGGACGGAGAAGAGCTCCGCCGACCAGCGCGCCGCCAAGAAGGAACTCCAGAAGATCGAGCGCCAGTTGGACAGGATCTCCGAGAAGGAGTCCAGGCTGCACGCCCAGATCGCCGAGAACGCCACCGACTTCGCCAAGGTCGCCGATCTGGACGCCCAGTTGCGCGAGCTCACCGACGAGCGCGAGGAACTGGAGCTGCGCTGGCTGGAATTGGCGGAGGACGCGTAG
- a CDS encoding PQQ-binding-like beta-propeller repeat protein, translating to MTQPPDQPPQGGFGAPPGPPPQGGGFGAGVPPLPPPPAQPPAAPPQPAGPGYGYPQQPGPYGTPTAPGTPGPYGHPQQPGPYGTVPQPGPYGAVPQPGFGGPQQPPYPGVPGTPPGRKKPALVIGAAVAALLVIGGTVYAVTSGGGGGGKKKPVAQPSGGPEQSASASPSASSGGGDDPENLNAGRKAGEAKVLWYKSAPDAPGSGADAPGMWVTGKAVVKAAYKQVFAYGVGDGGSAWSPIAFPQKICAVTPQKSADDKVVVAYMNGAGDNAVCNQLQQIDLDTGRKGWSGTLDRHGAFDIQVEINLSVSGRTLMVGSGEAGTAYDIDSGKKLYEKGKYGASCYPVAYAGGAGRLVQASSCAAYAPGEHAEIQELDPATGRVKWSRPVKKGWQVTKVYSLDPLVVYLTNPDKKAWNISTFTKDGTFRSEVKVDEKFAPRCGFLDRELQGCQGVTADADRLYLPTDSTSRANEIVAISLTTGKAEWRAKSPADEPMYPLKTEGGKLVAYVQASYDAGGQVVSIPVTGSSHRPVRLLQNPQGTAEIENTFYEPVVDWADGRFFISAGRLSGSVQSKEKLMMAFGN from the coding sequence ATGACCCAGCCACCCGACCAGCCGCCGCAGGGCGGATTCGGGGCGCCGCCGGGCCCGCCGCCGCAGGGGGGCGGGTTCGGCGCGGGCGTGCCTCCCCTGCCCCCGCCACCGGCCCAGCCGCCCGCCGCCCCGCCGCAGCCCGCGGGGCCGGGCTACGGCTACCCCCAGCAGCCGGGCCCGTACGGCACCCCCACCGCCCCCGGCACCCCGGGCCCCTACGGCCATCCGCAGCAGCCGGGCCCCTACGGGACGGTTCCCCAGCCGGGCCCCTACGGGGCGGTGCCCCAGCCCGGCTTCGGCGGGCCGCAGCAGCCGCCGTACCCGGGCGTCCCCGGCACCCCGCCCGGCAGGAAGAAGCCGGCGCTGGTCATCGGTGCCGCGGTGGCCGCGCTGCTGGTCATCGGCGGCACGGTGTACGCGGTCACGAGCGGCGGCGGTGGCGGCGGCAAGAAGAAGCCGGTCGCCCAGCCGAGCGGCGGCCCCGAGCAGTCCGCGTCCGCCTCGCCGAGCGCATCGAGCGGCGGCGGTGACGACCCGGAGAACCTCAACGCGGGCCGCAAGGCAGGTGAGGCGAAGGTGCTCTGGTACAAGTCGGCACCGGACGCCCCCGGTTCCGGCGCCGACGCGCCCGGCATGTGGGTCACCGGCAAGGCCGTGGTGAAGGCGGCCTACAAGCAGGTCTTCGCCTACGGCGTCGGAGACGGCGGGTCCGCCTGGAGCCCGATCGCCTTCCCGCAGAAGATCTGCGCGGTCACCCCGCAGAAGTCGGCGGACGACAAGGTCGTCGTGGCGTACATGAACGGCGCCGGCGACAACGCCGTGTGCAACCAGCTGCAGCAGATCGACCTGGACACCGGCCGAAAGGGCTGGAGCGGCACGCTCGACCGTCACGGGGCGTTCGACATCCAGGTCGAGATCAACCTGTCCGTCAGCGGCAGGACACTGATGGTGGGCAGCGGGGAGGCGGGCACGGCGTACGACATCGACAGCGGCAAGAAGCTGTACGAGAAGGGGAAGTACGGCGCTTCCTGCTACCCGGTCGCCTACGCGGGCGGCGCCGGCCGGCTGGTCCAGGCCTCCTCCTGCGCCGCGTACGCACCGGGCGAACACGCCGAGATCCAGGAACTCGACCCGGCCACCGGCAGGGTCAAGTGGAGCCGGCCGGTGAAGAAGGGCTGGCAGGTGACCAAGGTGTACTCCCTGGACCCGCTCGTGGTGTACCTGACCAACCCGGACAAGAAGGCCTGGAACATCTCCACGTTCACCAAGGACGGCACGTTCCGCTCCGAGGTGAAGGTCGACGAGAAGTTCGCCCCGCGCTGCGGTTTCCTGGACCGGGAGCTGCAGGGCTGTCAGGGCGTCACGGCCGACGCCGACAGGCTGTACCTGCCGACGGACAGCACGAGCCGCGCCAACGAGATCGTCGCCATCAGCCTCACCACCGGCAAGGCCGAGTGGCGGGCCAAGTCCCCGGCCGACGAGCCGATGTACCCCCTGAAGACGGAGGGCGGCAAGCTCGTCGCCTATGTGCAGGCGTCCTACGACGCGGGCGGCCAGGTGGTGTCGATCCCGGTGACCGGTTCCTCGCACCGGCCCGTCAGGTTGCTGCAGAACCCGCAGGGCACGGCCGAGATCGAGAACACCTTCTACGAGCCCGTCGTGGACTGGGCCGACGGGCGGTTCTTCATCTCCGCCGGACGGCTGTCCGGCAGCGTCCAGTCGAAGGAGAAGCTGATGATGGCCTTCGGCAACTGA